Proteins encoded in a region of the Nicotiana tomentosiformis chromosome 9, ASM39032v3, whole genome shotgun sequence genome:
- the LOC104102157 gene encoding gibberellin-regulated protein 14-like has translation MAFKPIPLLFAVLLLITSSIGDSNTAPGAFPHGKISSPPPPPVNASTPYPPTQVTPPPPPPPPPPVKLPPSPSPAVKPPPPPVPTHPVSPPKNTADCVPLCQVRCKLHSRQNVCLRACTTCCLRCKCVPPGQYGNLEKCGKCYANMTTRGGRRKCP, from the exons ATGGCTTTCAAGCCTATACCACTTCTCTTTGCCGTTTTGCTTCTCATCACTTCTAGC ATCGGAGATAGCAACACTGCCCCTGGTGCTTTCCCTCATGGTAAGATATCAAGCCCCCCACCACCACCAGTCAATGCATCCACTCCATACCCACCCACCCAGGTCacccctcctcctcctcctccaccgCCACCTCCAGTCAAGCTACCACCATCCCCATCTCCGGCGGTCAAACCTCCACCACCACCAGTCCCTACTCACCCCGTTTCACCACCAAAGAACACAGCAG ACTGCGTTCCCCTATGCCAGGTGAGGTGCAAGTTGCATTCGAGGCAGAATGTATGCCTAAGAGCATGCACTACTTGTTGTTTAAGATGCAAATGTGTTCCGCCAGGCCAATATGGGAACCTAGAGAAATGTGGCAAATGTTATGCTAATATGACCACCCGCGGAGGCAGGCGCAAGTGCCCATGA